One Thiohalomonas denitrificans DNA window includes the following coding sequences:
- a CDS encoding nitric oxide reductase activation protein NorD, which produces MSIDLEEYTQCLSKASPEVRDTLAGSFHEASRVMSPVGLQAYLEGAKALCELGRGTDLVVTYLQEMPLVVKECGEDVIRDCVNAALKLSSMTSGEVITLLFASLPTAARRLGDPELLRGYLQLIHQLSARAARGLRPMLRHIDELLTKLTLSGLKRWANFGAEAYRRDFDNLVKYFSLESPDSRKVLQKERRGTLFVDTQRKLNFYLRALWGRDFFLRPAAADHEGFKPYVEHLVLHLPDAVDSIGEVTGAELYRAQAAHMAAHVSYTTSAISAEQLSPAQMFFIGLAEDARVEYQAMRDFPGLRKLWRTLMTTEYAGRVEHPSVEKLEHFALMLLDPAVHSEDQQLNELATRFHTNIEVNQHDNGFSWHFGLELFNVFAARREVPSLRILESIRIPYRDDNRFVWEFEEFDWAQHGVEYIPASQRQVRKYVSAIEIANEVDCELAGDDAQEVWICETEFFPYEDAGEATLSYNQMWGKEPISDPFHYKEWDYQVQLFRPDWATVYERRQAKGDPELVDDILKEYKPIAYQIKRIIDMLAPEGVQRVRNMEDGDEIDINAAVDAMIAIRMGEHPNPRITMRNVIKKRDVAVSVLLDLSESTNDPVEGADKTVLELTREAATLLATAINGIGDPFAIHGFASDGRHDVQYYRFKDFNQSFDDTVKARLAGMKGGLSTRMGAAMRHAGSHLLRQPEQRKLLLLVTDGEPSDVDERDPQHLRWDTRKAVEELATRGVLSYCLTLDPNADSYVKRIFGASNYTVVDHVQRLPEKLPTLFASLTR; this is translated from the coding sequence ATGAGCATCGATCTCGAAGAATATACCCAGTGCCTGAGCAAGGCGTCGCCCGAGGTGCGTGATACCCTGGCAGGCAGCTTTCATGAGGCCTCGCGGGTGATGTCCCCGGTCGGCCTGCAGGCTTACCTGGAAGGGGCCAAAGCACTCTGTGAGCTCGGGCGCGGAACCGACCTGGTGGTGACTTATCTTCAGGAGATGCCGCTGGTGGTCAAGGAGTGTGGCGAAGACGTTATTCGCGACTGCGTGAATGCGGCCTTGAAGCTCTCGTCGATGACCTCCGGTGAAGTGATCACCCTGCTGTTCGCCAGCCTGCCGACGGCCGCCCGCCGCCTGGGAGACCCGGAGCTGCTACGCGGCTACCTGCAGCTGATCCATCAGCTCTCCGCACGTGCGGCGCGGGGGCTGCGGCCGATGCTGCGTCACATCGACGAGCTGCTCACCAAGCTCACCCTGTCGGGTCTCAAACGCTGGGCCAATTTCGGGGCCGAGGCCTATCGGCGTGATTTCGACAACCTGGTGAAGTACTTTTCGCTGGAGAGTCCGGATAGCCGGAAGGTTCTGCAAAAGGAGCGTCGCGGGACCCTGTTTGTGGATACCCAGCGCAAGTTGAACTTCTATCTCCGTGCCTTGTGGGGCAGGGATTTCTTCCTGCGCCCCGCCGCCGCCGATCATGAGGGCTTCAAGCCCTACGTGGAGCACCTCGTGCTGCACCTGCCGGACGCGGTGGACAGTATCGGTGAAGTCACCGGGGCAGAGCTCTACCGAGCCCAGGCCGCCCATATGGCGGCGCACGTGAGCTACACCACATCGGCGATATCGGCCGAACAGCTTTCGCCGGCGCAGATGTTCTTCATCGGGCTGGCCGAGGACGCTCGTGTCGAATATCAGGCCATGAGGGATTTCCCGGGACTGCGCAAGCTCTGGCGTACTTTGATGACTACCGAGTATGCCGGAAGAGTCGAACATCCCAGTGTGGAGAAACTGGAGCACTTTGCCTTGATGCTCCTGGACCCCGCCGTGCACAGCGAAGATCAGCAGCTCAACGAGTTGGCGACCCGCTTTCACACCAACATCGAGGTGAATCAGCACGACAACGGGTTCTCCTGGCACTTCGGACTCGAGCTGTTCAACGTATTTGCTGCGCGGCGCGAGGTGCCGAGCCTGCGTATCCTCGAGTCCATTCGAATCCCGTATCGCGATGACAACCGCTTCGTCTGGGAGTTCGAGGAGTTCGACTGGGCACAGCATGGTGTCGAGTATATCCCGGCCAGCCAGCGCCAGGTGCGCAAGTACGTCAGTGCCATCGAAATAGCCAACGAGGTCGATTGCGAATTGGCCGGCGATGATGCTCAGGAAGTGTGGATCTGCGAAACCGAGTTTTTCCCCTATGAGGATGCCGGTGAAGCCACGCTCAGTTATAACCAGATGTGGGGCAAGGAGCCGATCTCCGATCCATTTCACTACAAGGAATGGGACTACCAGGTCCAGCTGTTCCGTCCCGACTGGGCGACGGTCTACGAAAGACGCCAGGCGAAGGGCGACCCGGAACTGGTGGACGATATCCTCAAGGAATACAAACCGATCGCCTATCAAATCAAGCGCATCATCGACATGCTGGCGCCCGAGGGGGTGCAGCGGGTGCGCAACATGGAAGATGGCGATGAGATCGATATCAATGCCGCCGTTGACGCGATGATCGCCATCCGCATGGGTGAGCACCCGAATCCGCGCATCACCATGCGCAATGTCATCAAAAAACGGGATGTGGCGGTCAGTGTCCTGCTCGACCTCTCCGAGTCGACCAACGACCCGGTGGAAGGAGCCGACAAGACCGTTCTGGAGCTGACCCGTGAGGCGGCAACGCTGCTGGCGACGGCCATCAACGGCATCGGCGACCCCTTTGCGATCCACGGGTTCGCCTCCGACGGGCGCCATGATGTTCAGTACTACCGCTTCAAGGACTTCAACCAGTCGTTCGATGATACCGTGAAGGCGAGGCTGGCCGGCATGAAAGGGGGGCTCTCCACTCGCATGGGCGCTGCCATGCGCCACGCCGGCAGCCACCTGCTGCGCCAGCCCGAGCAGCGCAAGCTGCTGTTGCTGGTGACCGACGGTGAGCCGTCGGACGTGGACGAGCGCGACCCGCAGCACTTGCGTTGGGATACCCGCAAGGCGGTCGAGGAGCTGGCCACCCGGGGAGTGCTCAGCTACTGCCTGACCCTCGACCCCAATGCGGACAGTTATGTGAAAAGAATCTTCGGGGCCAGCAACTATACTGTCGTCGACCACGTGCAGCGGCTGCCGGAGAAGCTTCCGACGCTGTTCGCCAGTCTCACGCGGTAG